From a region of the Candidatus Brocadia sp. genome:
- a CDS encoding ammonium transporter, with protein sequence MKFVTNKMKTNVWLLLAVGMVVLGSGIVWAADPNGSQTYSDSIAGLKFSVNFIWTLLGVFLVFSMQAGFAFLGGFLRQKNMLSYMAHCFIDSTFGAMVFYFFGFAFMYGGSKLAPGLENGNAWIGSDGFMLLAGSYDVQTIMFWLFQMVFATKAVSIIAGAVAERLKFGAYLIYSFLMCGLIYPIYGHWVWGGGWLSTLPFGSGVKDFAGCACVHMIGGIMAFVGAWVLGPRKGKYNPDGSPNAIPGHNLAYVVIGTLILAFGWFGFNAGSTLAATDLRISVIAANTFIAAAAGATMMLFLTWAMTGYIDVPYICNGALAGLVAITAPCAYVAPWAAVVIGVIAAFVMRGALWLVEVKMKVDDPLGAVAVHAANGIWGMLAVGFFADGTYGGVSGLITGSGWQLLAQFIGTVVALAWAFAWGCGVFYIIKYHMGIRVSDLVEYEGVDVHVHGSPCYPVEEGIVSISGEVIEEQREIEREQLSMLEQAMSNDATREKIYSEKLGRWVYALVKPAKKK encoded by the coding sequence ATGAAATTCGTTACCAATAAAATGAAGACAAATGTGTGGTTGTTGTTGGCAGTAGGGATGGTTGTTTTAGGATCTGGAATTGTCTGGGCAGCAGACCCCAACGGTTCTCAAACGTATTCAGACAGCATTGCAGGACTCAAATTTTCGGTGAATTTTATCTGGACATTGCTGGGAGTCTTTTTGGTATTTAGCATGCAGGCAGGGTTTGCTTTTTTAGGTGGATTCCTCAGGCAAAAGAATATGTTGAGTTATATGGCACATTGCTTTATAGATTCGACGTTTGGCGCCATGGTTTTTTACTTTTTTGGGTTTGCCTTTATGTATGGCGGCTCAAAATTAGCGCCAGGACTTGAAAACGGCAATGCCTGGATTGGGTCTGATGGGTTCATGCTTTTGGCTGGCTCATACGATGTGCAGACGATTATGTTTTGGCTCTTCCAGATGGTATTTGCCACGAAGGCCGTTTCCATTATTGCGGGTGCGGTAGCAGAACGGTTGAAGTTTGGAGCATATCTTATTTACAGCTTCCTGATGTGTGGCCTGATTTATCCGATATACGGGCATTGGGTATGGGGTGGCGGTTGGTTGAGCACACTCCCCTTTGGCTCCGGGGTAAAGGACTTTGCCGGTTGCGCTTGCGTGCATATGATAGGAGGCATTATGGCGTTTGTTGGGGCGTGGGTGCTTGGGCCGAGGAAAGGGAAATATAATCCTGATGGCTCTCCCAATGCCATTCCAGGTCATAATCTGGCCTATGTTGTCATCGGTACGCTTATCCTTGCATTTGGATGGTTCGGCTTTAATGCCGGCAGCACCCTTGCGGCGACCGATTTGCGCATTTCCGTGATTGCGGCAAATACCTTTATTGCCGCTGCTGCCGGAGCCACGATGATGTTGTTTTTAACATGGGCTATGACAGGTTATATTGATGTCCCTTATATTTGTAACGGCGCGCTGGCCGGGTTGGTTGCAATTACGGCTCCTTGCGCTTATGTTGCGCCGTGGGCGGCAGTGGTTATTGGGGTGATTGCTGCCTTCGTTATGCGGGGCGCCCTATGGCTGGTAGAAGTGAAGATGAAGGTTGATGATCCGCTTGGTGCTGTAGCCGTGCACGCGGCAAACGGAATATGGGGGATGCTTGCCGTAGGCTTCTTTGCAGACGGCACCTATGGTGGGGTAAGCGGGCTGATAACCGGTTCCGGATGGCAATTATTGGCTCAGTTTATCGGGACGGTTGTTGCTTTAGCCTGGGCGTTTGCATGGGGTTGCGGTGTGTTTTATATCATAAAATACCATATGGGTATCCGGGTATCCGATCTTGTTGAATATGAAGGCGTCGACGTACATGTTCACGGTTCGCCTTGCTATCCCGTGGAGGAGGGCATTGTCTCAATTAGCGGAGAAGTAATCGAGGAACAGAGGGAGATAGAAAGAGAGCAGCTGTCAATGCTTGAGCAGGCAATGAGCAATGATGCGACGCGGGAGAAGATCTACTCAGAGAAGCTTGGCCGATGGGTATATGCATTGGTAAAACCGGCAAAAAAGAAATAA
- a CDS encoding MoxR family ATPase encodes MVAISSVLGLSEQLQHRRSFFIIVMNQTETDKTDQQTIEKIVNSRLKIKKEIAKIIIGQEEVIDYLLVALFCKGHCLFVGVPGLAKTLLVSTLADILNLKFNRIQFTPDLMPADITGTDILEQDHATGKRFFKFIKGPIFSNILLADEINRTPPKTQAALLQSMQEYKVTASGTTYLLDLPFIVFATQNPIEQEGTYPLPEAQLDRFMFQIDVRYPSAEEELEIVRTTTSAFKPTVEKVFNPTEIMDLQDLVTRVPVADYVLEYAIRLVRASRPTDPSAPDFIKRWINWGAGPRASQFLILGSKARALLDGRFAATCNDVRTIARPILQHRIITNFNAEAEGKTSLHVIGQLLDTINEHPK; translated from the coding sequence TTGGTAGCAATTAGCTCAGTTTTGGGCTTATCTGAGCAGCTTCAACACCGGCGCTCTTTTTTTATTATTGTTATGAATCAAACTGAAACTGATAAGACAGATCAACAGACCATAGAAAAAATAGTAAACAGCCGTCTCAAGATAAAAAAAGAAATTGCCAAGATCATCATTGGGCAGGAAGAAGTGATCGACTATCTCCTTGTTGCCCTCTTTTGTAAAGGACATTGTCTTTTTGTAGGAGTGCCTGGGCTGGCCAAGACGCTGTTAGTCAGCACCCTTGCGGATATCCTGAATCTGAAGTTTAATCGCATCCAGTTCACTCCGGATCTAATGCCGGCAGACATTACCGGAACGGATATTTTAGAACAAGACCATGCAACGGGAAAACGATTCTTCAAGTTTATCAAAGGCCCGATCTTTTCCAATATCCTCCTTGCCGATGAAATTAACCGCACACCGCCAAAAACACAAGCAGCATTGCTTCAATCAATGCAAGAGTATAAAGTCACCGCAAGCGGAACCACCTATCTCCTTGACCTTCCTTTTATTGTCTTCGCTACGCAAAATCCCATTGAGCAGGAGGGGACATACCCATTGCCAGAGGCACAGCTTGATCGTTTCATGTTTCAAATAGATGTCCGGTATCCTTCTGCAGAAGAAGAGCTTGAAATTGTACGAACCACAACATCCGCTTTTAAACCAACGGTGGAGAAGGTATTCAATCCCACAGAGATCATGGACCTTCAGGATTTGGTTACCCGGGTGCCTGTCGCCGATTATGTACTTGAATATGCGATCAGATTGGTCCGTGCGTCGAGACCGACAGATCCTAGTGCACCCGACTTTATAAAACGGTGGATCAACTGGGGGGCAGGACCGAGGGCATCCCAATTCCTTATTCTCGGAAGCAAGGCGCGTGCGCTTCTTGACGGGAGATTCGCAGCGACCTGTAACGATGTGCGCACAATTGCAAGACCAATCCTGCAGCACCGTATTATCACCAATTTCAATGCTGAGGCCGAAGGAAAGACATCCCTGCATGTTATCGGGCAATTACTTGACACTATTAATGAACACCCAAAATAA
- a CDS encoding DUF58 domain-containing protein, which yields MAENPFDPVTLSKIANMELRARLIVDGVLSGIHKSPYTGSSIEFLEHKEYSPGNEIKHVDWKVLAKTDKYYVKQFEEETNLRCYLFLDASGSMGYQSKGISKFEYAATLAASLSYLFLKQSDLVGLICFSDRVLHYVPPRSRVTHLHTLLNVLTELKTAGKSNISAVLNPFIEKISHRSLIIVLSDFFDHTEKILHQLQHFRFKRNEVILFHILDPYELTFPFETVTFFESMEDERHILADPKSIKEHYLSGMNYFLGQFKQSCLENQIDYWLIDSSTPLDQALIKFLARRESSLRPARKT from the coding sequence ATGGCAGAGAACCCTTTCGACCCCGTAACGCTGTCCAAAATCGCCAACATGGAATTACGCGCAAGACTTATTGTCGACGGCGTTTTGTCCGGTATTCATAAAAGCCCGTACACGGGTTCCAGCATCGAATTCCTGGAGCATAAAGAATATTCTCCCGGCAATGAGATAAAACACGTCGATTGGAAGGTGCTGGCGAAGACCGACAAGTATTATGTCAAGCAATTTGAAGAAGAAACCAATCTCAGGTGCTATCTCTTCCTTGATGCCAGCGGATCGATGGGGTATCAGTCAAAGGGCATCAGTAAGTTTGAATATGCCGCTACTCTGGCAGCATCGTTGTCCTATTTGTTCTTAAAACAATCTGACCTTGTCGGGCTGATCTGTTTCAGCGACAGGGTGCTGCATTACGTGCCACCCCGATCCCGCGTTACTCACCTTCATACCCTACTCAATGTCCTGACAGAATTAAAAACTGCTGGAAAATCAAATATCAGCGCGGTATTGAATCCTTTTATCGAAAAGATTAGCCATCGATCCTTAATTATTGTCCTTTCCGATTTTTTTGATCATACGGAAAAAATACTCCATCAGTTACAACATTTCCGATTTAAGAGAAACGAGGTTATTTTATTTCATATCCTTGATCCCTATGAACTGACGTTTCCATTCGAGACGGTAACTTTTTTCGAGTCAATGGAAGATGAAAGACATATCCTGGCTGACCCGAAATCCATCAAGGAGCACTATCTCTCTGGAATGAATTACTTTCTTGGACAATTCAAGCAGTCCTGCCTTGAAAATCAAATAGATTACTGGCTTATTGATTCGTCGACGCCGCTGGATCAGGCATTAATCAAGTTTCTTGCCAGAAGAGAAAGTTCTCTGCGGCCAGCCCGCAAGACTTGA
- a CDS encoding VWA domain-containing protein, whose product MVSFLNPIFLLGILGASIPIIIHLINKKKAVSYKFAAIDFLLETNKRISIKFKIRQLILLILRACLLMFLALSLAKPFITNSGGGAEEKNIPTSSVIIIDDSFSMQYSDRQESFFSSAKMAAKRIIDALKKEDEAAVITCSSPTFLVLPELEDDKKHLLNFVDQTQPGFTPTHIAPALDAAVEILSTARTAVKRIFLLTDMTRSGWDPQWFKSGHEKLRRTVSRVHILDVSEAKPLKNIALTDVEPQLTPMEKNTEVHIKVTIANFSPAPVKDLPVHVFLNGKKSTQGFFHIETNTSETKEFFLTAEKGKDHYGWVEIPGDNLSVDNKRYFTINASQTINVLLIDGDPKTNIYESETFYLEKALNPGREHLSSINSSLCSIHEINTITFADFNIVFLCNVETLPQEKIQELEKFVQEGGAVIFTLGNKIDPEYYNNALGALLPHRLHTTRTFSSASPLSGEQPLHLKVTESVHPVLRILSEAQINMLSLAKFYRVFYVDPTPLGNCKTICSFSNDTPALIERQVGRGKSVLFTASIDRDWTDFPVKSFFLPVMQQLCRYVTGSMSEEIPKEILVKHAWQYPCPYDMNVIEITNPEGTKTIIPPQFVDNEKYFVYKETQAPGIYAVTVNETLHPQFPAYFPVNVDATESNLAKIDQNEIRACMGGTQLSITTSRLEKESHVLLGEATKTLWGQLLLLTFCILFIESFISRK is encoded by the coding sequence ATGGTATCTTTTCTTAACCCTATTTTCTTGCTGGGCATCCTTGGCGCAAGCATTCCCATTATCATCCATCTCATAAACAAAAAAAAAGCCGTATCCTATAAGTTTGCAGCTATTGACTTTTTATTAGAAACAAACAAACGGATTTCAATAAAATTTAAAATCCGTCAACTGATCCTTCTCATCCTGAGGGCCTGCCTGCTCATGTTTCTTGCCTTGTCCCTCGCCAAGCCTTTTATAACAAATTCTGGCGGAGGCGCTGAAGAAAAAAACATTCCCACAAGTAGCGTCATCATCATCGATGATTCGTTCAGCATGCAGTACTCGGATCGGCAAGAGTCTTTCTTTTCATCTGCCAAAATGGCCGCAAAACGGATTATTGATGCCTTAAAAAAAGAGGACGAAGCTGCGGTAATTACCTGCTCCAGCCCGACATTCCTGGTTCTTCCTGAGCTCGAAGATGACAAAAAACATCTTTTAAACTTCGTAGACCAGACGCAACCCGGTTTCACGCCAACCCACATTGCGCCTGCACTCGACGCCGCAGTGGAAATTTTATCAACTGCCAGGACCGCCGTTAAACGGATATTTCTGCTTACTGATATGACGCGAAGCGGTTGGGACCCTCAGTGGTTCAAGAGCGGGCATGAAAAATTACGGAGGACTGTGTCCAGAGTTCATATCCTTGATGTATCGGAGGCGAAGCCACTCAAAAACATCGCTCTCACCGATGTCGAACCACAACTTACCCCCATGGAAAAAAATACGGAGGTCCATATCAAGGTTACCATTGCCAATTTTTCTCCGGCGCCAGTAAAGGATCTTCCGGTACACGTGTTTCTTAACGGGAAAAAATCAACGCAGGGTTTTTTCCATATTGAAACCAATACATCGGAAACAAAGGAATTTTTCCTTACTGCGGAAAAAGGGAAAGATCATTACGGTTGGGTTGAAATTCCGGGAGACAACTTATCGGTTGACAACAAACGATATTTCACGATCAATGCATCACAGACCATTAACGTCCTTCTGATTGACGGCGACCCCAAGACGAATATTTATGAAAGTGAAACCTTTTATCTGGAGAAGGCATTAAACCCTGGGCGCGAACACCTGTCTTCCATAAATTCTTCCCTCTGCTCCATTCATGAAATCAACACCATAACCTTTGCCGATTTCAATATTGTCTTTTTATGTAATGTGGAAACGTTACCGCAAGAAAAAATTCAAGAGCTTGAAAAGTTTGTGCAAGAGGGAGGAGCGGTTATCTTTACCCTTGGTAACAAGATTGACCCCGAGTACTACAATAATGCATTGGGCGCCCTCCTCCCGCATCGCCTCCACACGACAAGAACTTTTTCCAGCGCTAGCCCTCTATCCGGGGAACAACCGCTTCATTTAAAGGTCACTGAATCCGTACACCCCGTTCTCCGTATCCTTTCAGAAGCACAGATAAATATGTTGTCATTGGCAAAGTTTTACCGGGTGTTTTATGTTGATCCAACTCCCCTGGGAAATTGCAAGACCATCTGCTCCTTCTCTAATGATACCCCGGCGCTTATTGAACGACAAGTCGGACGGGGAAAGTCCGTGCTCTTTACCGCATCCATCGATAGAGACTGGACGGATTTTCCCGTAAAATCTTTTTTTCTTCCAGTTATGCAACAATTGTGCAGATATGTAACCGGAAGTATGTCAGAAGAAATACCGAAGGAGATTCTGGTGAAACATGCCTGGCAATATCCCTGCCCTTACGATATGAACGTCATAGAAATAACCAATCCAGAGGGCACGAAAACCATCATACCACCACAATTCGTTGATAATGAAAAATATTTTGTATACAAAGAAACACAGGCACCGGGGATATATGCGGTTACCGTCAACGAAACGTTGCATCCACAATTTCCCGCATACTTCCCTGTGAATGTAGACGCTACGGAATCAAACCTGGCTAAAATAGACCAAAATGAAATTAGGGCATGTATGGGTGGCACACAACTTAGCATAACAACCTCTCGCCTGGAAAAAGAATCTCATGTGCTTTTGGGAGAAGCAACGAAGACTCTTTGGGGACAGCTCCTGCTTCTTACCTTTTGTATCCTCTTTATCGAATCTTTTATTTCAAGAAAATAA
- a CDS encoding ParB/RepB/Spo0J family partition protein, whose translation MSKKEKLSRSLQSLLGGVIGIEANAGQDVIIKINPEDVQPSDYQPRHLFKEDEMQGLMASIKKHGILQPVIVKPLSHGYMLIAGERRWRAARQLGLKEIPAIVRQSDGVDTLEIALIENIQREDLNPIEKAKGFRELISKFDLTQEQVAKAMGKDRSSVANYLRLLDLPQDIQEYVSRGTLSMGHARAILTVGDCEIQRDLCERILKDGLSVRDVEEIAALGKKQTKPKKLASAKASTPHIEDLEDRFRRFFGTKVTIKERNGKGKILISFHSSDEFSRIAHALGISL comes from the coding sequence ATGTCGAAAAAGGAAAAACTCAGTCGTAGCCTGCAGTCTCTCCTTGGGGGGGTTATTGGAATAGAAGCCAACGCAGGGCAGGACGTAATTATTAAGATTAACCCTGAGGACGTTCAGCCCAGTGATTACCAGCCGCGGCATCTTTTCAAGGAAGATGAGATGCAGGGGCTGATGGCATCAATAAAGAAGCATGGTATTCTCCAGCCTGTTATCGTGAAGCCGCTTTCGCATGGCTATATGCTCATAGCGGGAGAGCGGCGCTGGCGTGCCGCCAGGCAACTCGGACTAAAGGAGATTCCCGCAATTGTACGTCAGTCAGACGGGGTAGACACCCTGGAGATCGCCCTTATTGAAAATATCCAACGGGAAGACCTCAATCCAATTGAAAAAGCAAAGGGGTTTCGGGAGCTTATAAGCAAATTTGACCTCACGCAGGAGCAGGTAGCAAAGGCAATGGGGAAAGACCGCAGTTCTGTTGCCAACTACCTCCGTCTCCTGGATCTGCCACAGGATATCCAGGAGTATGTTTCACGTGGAACACTCTCGATGGGACATGCGCGGGCAATTCTTACGGTGGGTGATTGCGAGATACAGCGGGATCTCTGCGAACGTATCCTGAAAGACGGGCTGTCGGTTCGGGATGTGGAGGAGATCGCAGCGCTGGGAAAAAAACAGACAAAGCCAAAGAAATTGGCTTCGGCAAAGGCGTCAACACCGCACATTGAAGACCTTGAAGACCGCTTCCGTCGTTTTTTCGGAACCAAGGTCACAATAAAAGAAAGGAATGGCAAGGGGAAGATTTTGATTTCATTTCATTCCAGTGATGAATTCAGCCGGATTGCACATGCCTTGGGAATATCCCTTTGA
- a CDS encoding ABC transporter permease, with translation MNRGIVTIAGNTARDVMRQGFFCLITGGGIALLLCSLFFTLFAFGEESKMIQEMGLSTITICCLSLAALSATNTISREIEKGTIMMLLSKPVDKRSVILGKFFGILAVVSSVFLAMGILLTGFLWIRESLHPSAGLRSSFALTGHTTVVRLAFSFLSIAIMCAVATAFSVYLGMMSNLCCCMAIYILGNLTSFFHGLFPATAIWTRWYLAFAFVFFPNLEDFNTIGMGSRGESLNSFFAPALLLYAILYITMVITLAIKFFNNKECR, from the coding sequence ATGAATCGCGGCATCGTCACCATTGCGGGAAATACCGCACGAGATGTTATGAGGCAAGGTTTCTTTTGCCTGATTACCGGCGGCGGAATTGCCTTGCTCCTCTGCTCTCTCTTCTTTACCCTCTTCGCTTTTGGAGAGGAATCAAAAATGATACAGGAGATGGGCTTATCGACGATTACGATATGCTGCCTGTCTCTTGCGGCGCTGAGCGCCACCAATACGATATCCAGGGAGATCGAGAAAGGCACCATTATGATGTTGCTCTCCAAACCGGTCGATAAACGTTCGGTCATCCTGGGAAAATTTTTTGGAATACTGGCCGTAGTATCGTCGGTCTTTCTTGCAATGGGTATCCTTCTAACCGGGTTTTTGTGGATCAGGGAATCGCTTCATCCTTCTGCCGGTCTGCGCTCATCATTTGCGCTGACTGGCCACACAACGGTCGTTCGGCTCGCCTTTTCCTTTCTATCCATTGCTATCATGTGTGCTGTTGCTACCGCCTTCTCTGTCTATCTGGGAATGATGTCCAATCTGTGCTGTTGTATGGCGATATACATCCTTGGAAATCTGACGAGTTTCTTTCATGGCCTTTTTCCTGCCACAGCAATTTGGACAAGGTGGTATCTGGCTTTTGCGTTTGTTTTTTTCCCAAACCTCGAGGATTTCAACACCATTGGGATGGGCAGCAGGGGTGAATCCCTGAATAGTTTTTTTGCACCAGCGTTGCTGCTCTATGCCATTTTGTATATTACAATGGTCATCACGTTAGCCATTAAATTTTTTAATAATAAAGAATGCCGTTAG
- a CDS encoding metallophosphatase family protein, with product MRYGVIGDVHSNYEALTAVVKELQAERVDKVLCTGDIIGYAAEPIPCIEIVRDLCCAIVAGNHDYAAVEKFPSAYFHADARNAIIWTAHQLTNEHVEFLKQLPLVEEVNDITLVHASLNRPEFFDYITTGAEAQLNLDLLKTRICFYGHSHVPLAIFLTKGNLHVDQGTTFDLRNADKALINVGSVGQPRDWDIRASYAIYDEKEKIVQIKRVKYNIQDTVNKIYKAGLPEVNALRLMG from the coding sequence TTGAGGTATGGTGTAATTGGAGATGTCCATAGCAACTATGAGGCATTAACGGCAGTTGTTAAAGAATTACAGGCAGAGCGGGTCGATAAAGTATTATGCACGGGCGATATTATCGGTTATGCAGCAGAGCCCATACCGTGCATAGAAATTGTACGCGATCTGTGCTGTGCGATCGTAGCGGGAAACCATGACTATGCAGCGGTGGAAAAGTTTCCTTCAGCATATTTTCATGCCGATGCCAGGAATGCTATTATCTGGACGGCGCATCAGCTTACCAATGAGCATGTTGAATTCCTGAAACAACTGCCTTTGGTTGAAGAAGTGAATGACATCACCCTCGTGCATGCATCCTTAAACCGTCCGGAATTTTTTGATTATATCACCACCGGGGCAGAGGCACAGTTAAATTTAGACCTCCTAAAAACGCGGATCTGTTTTTATGGACATTCCCATGTGCCATTGGCGATCTTTTTAACAAAGGGAAACCTGCATGTAGATCAGGGAACAACCTTTGATTTACGCAATGCAGATAAAGCGCTTATCAATGTTGGGAGCGTAGGGCAGCCGCGTGACTGGGATATCAGGGCGTCGTATGCGATTTACGACGAAAAAGAAAAGATTGTGCAAATTAAACGTGTTAAATACAATATCCAGGATACCGTCAACAAGATCTACAAGGCTGGGCTTCCTGAAGTAAATGCTTTGCGTCTAATGGGTTAG
- the serA gene encoding phosphoglycerate dehydrogenase yields MQVLIADELPDICIEILEKAGLTVVNKPGVKADELKAIIASCDGIILRSGTKITASLLEGADRLKAVCRAGVGVDNVDVPAATKKGIVVMNTPEGNIISTAEHTVALLFSLSRFVPQACASVKAGKWERKKFTGIQITGKTLGIIGLGRVGRQVAKRAAALEMKVVGYDPFISPEVTAQYSIQIAKNLKELLSQADYITIHVPFNSETKNLITRNEFPIMKPGVRIINCARGGIISEEDLYQAIKNGQVAGAAIDVFDVEPPVGNKLLELDQVITTPHLGASTEEAQVAVAIEAAEQMADALTGKGFRNAVNLPPYNIEEYNALKPYILLAERMGLLLSQLAVGGISEVDIIYTGEITKKNICLVTDSLMVGLLKPALEDGVNLVSAPHLIAERGIKTNITTSSGASDFTSLLTAKITTSQGKTAISGTVFGKNEPRIVDINGYGVEAVIDKYMLVLFGKDKPGLIGNIGRVLGNKDINIAHMTFGRKETGGNAITIVNVDAQIPKECLLEIGKIDHIEAAYLVRF; encoded by the coding sequence ATGCAGGTTTTAATTGCTGACGAACTTCCCGATATCTGTATTGAAATACTGGAAAAGGCCGGCCTTACGGTGGTGAATAAGCCGGGAGTAAAGGCCGATGAGCTAAAAGCCATAATTGCTTCCTGTGATGGGATTATCCTGCGAAGCGGAACGAAAATTACGGCATCCCTCCTGGAAGGGGCTGACAGGCTAAAAGCGGTTTGCCGGGCAGGAGTAGGGGTTGACAATGTCGATGTGCCAGCTGCCACGAAAAAAGGTATCGTCGTCATGAACACACCTGAAGGAAATATCATATCCACGGCTGAACATACGGTTGCCTTGCTTTTTTCCCTTTCACGTTTTGTTCCGCAGGCATGTGCATCGGTAAAAGCGGGCAAGTGGGAGAGAAAGAAGTTTACCGGTATTCAAATTACCGGAAAGACCCTTGGCATCATTGGGCTGGGAAGGGTGGGAAGGCAAGTTGCAAAACGTGCGGCAGCCTTAGAGATGAAGGTCGTTGGCTACGACCCTTTCATATCGCCGGAAGTGACTGCCCAATACAGCATCCAGATTGCAAAGAATCTCAAAGAATTACTCTCGCAGGCAGATTATATCACGATTCATGTCCCCTTTAACAGCGAGACAAAAAACCTGATTACCCGCAATGAATTTCCGATCATGAAGCCCGGTGTTCGTATTATCAATTGCGCCCGGGGCGGCATTATTTCAGAAGAAGACCTGTACCAGGCGATCAAGAACGGTCAGGTTGCAGGGGCAGCCATAGATGTTTTTGACGTGGAACCGCCCGTTGGCAACAAGCTTCTTGAGCTCGACCAGGTTATTACAACGCCTCACCTGGGTGCATCTACTGAAGAGGCTCAGGTTGCGGTTGCGATAGAAGCTGCAGAGCAGATGGCTGACGCGCTTACCGGGAAGGGTTTTCGGAATGCAGTCAACCTTCCGCCCTATAATATTGAAGAATACAATGCCCTGAAGCCCTATATCCTCCTGGCAGAAAGAATGGGGTTGCTTCTTTCTCAGCTTGCCGTTGGCGGAATCAGTGAAGTCGATATTATTTACACGGGGGAAATCACAAAGAAAAATATTTGCCTCGTTACGGACAGCCTCATGGTTGGATTACTCAAGCCTGCCCTTGAAGATGGCGTAAATCTGGTTAGTGCGCCTCATCTTATTGCGGAACGCGGCATCAAGACGAACATCACCACCAGCAGCGGCGCTAGTGATTTTACCAGCCTCCTTACGGCAAAAATAACTACCTCACAGGGTAAAACGGCGATCTCCGGAACGGTCTTTGGTAAAAACGAACCGAGGATTGTGGACATCAATGGCTATGGGGTAGAGGCGGTAATTGATAAATATATGCTCGTCCTCTTCGGGAAAGATAAGCCTGGATTAATTGGAAATATCGGGCGCGTGCTCGGCAACAAAGACATTAATATTGCCCACATGACATTCGGCCGGAAGGAAACGGGAGGCAATGCCATAACGATCGTTAATGTAGATGCACAAATACCCAAGGAATGCCTTCTCGAGATTGGAAAAATTGACCATATCGAGGCGGCCTATTTAGTCCGTTTCTGA
- a CDS encoding formylglycine-generating enzyme family protein, which translates to MISFLSISSLSKAIAAEEKHADMVLVPAGEFTMGDNTRYNWYFMLAYNIYDGPEHTIYLDAFFIDKYEVTNEQYKKFVEETGYRIPRCWNDARFNRPNQPVVGVTWEDAAAYAQWAGKRLPTEAEWEKAARGTDKRLWPWGNKFDKMKCNVWESSESGQRETKPVGTYENGKSPYGCYDMAGNVWEWCADYYDQNYYSVSPRKNPPGPANGFQRVMRGGGLLYFGHYARCAARYRAPWYAQSPQVGFRCVKSAEK; encoded by the coding sequence ATGATAAGTTTTTTGAGTATTTCTTCATTAAGCAAGGCAATAGCCGCGGAAGAAAAGCACGCCGATATGGTACTGGTTCCTGCGGGTGAATTTACGATGGGTGACAATACCCGATACAATTGGTATTTTATGCTGGCCTATAATATTTACGATGGGCCTGAACATACGATCTATCTGGATGCCTTTTTTATCGATAAATATGAAGTTACGAATGAACAATATAAAAAGTTCGTGGAAGAAACAGGCTATCGCATACCGCGTTGCTGGAATGATGCCAGGTTCAATCGCCCGAATCAGCCCGTTGTCGGAGTTACCTGGGAAGATGCAGCAGCATATGCACAATGGGCTGGGAAACGATTGCCAACCGAGGCGGAATGGGAAAAGGCGGCGCGCGGCACGGACAAACGTTTGTGGCCATGGGGTAATAAATTTGATAAAATGAAATGCAATGTGTGGGAATCCAGCGAATCCGGGCAAAGAGAAACAAAGCCTGTGGGAACATACGAAAATGGCAAAAGTCCTTATGGCTGCTATGATATGGCGGGAAATGTCTGGGAATGGTGTGCCGATTACTATGACCAGAATTATTATTCCGTCTCCCCGAGAAAAAATCCCCCCGGCCCTGCAAATGGTTTTCAAAGAGTTATGCGTGGCGGCGGTCTTCTTTACTTTGGGCATTATGCACGTTGCGCTGCACGTTACCGCGCACCATGGTATGCACAAAGTCCTCAAGTCGGGTTTCGATGCGTAAAATCCGCTGAAAAATAG